AGGGCGCCCGAGAGCGCGCggcgcgcccccgccccccgtcTGGCCGCCCCCTTCCTTCCCCGAGCGGCGCGCTCTTTGTTCCCGCCCCGGGGCCGGGGCCCGAGGGGGCGGTGGGCCAAGGGGGTCGCGGGGGCTGGGGGCGCGCGGTACCTACGTGTCTTTGTGGAGCAGCGCCAGACGCTCTTTGGGCACTTTGAGGCGCTGGGACAGCCGCTTGCGCAGTCCCTCCACTGTCTCGTCGTGGGGTACCGACAGCTCATAGCGGGTGCCCGTCGTACTGTGGATGGCCAGGCTCATGGGCGCCGTCTCGGCTGCCGGGCCCAGCTCGCAGGCGCCGCCGGGGGCCGCGCGCCGGCAGCTCCGGGCGCCGCCGGGCTGCGGCTCCATCCCCGGCCCGCGCTGGGGGGCTGGGGTCCGCGGGGCGCCGCCAATTCTCGCCGCGCCTCCGGGCAGGGTGGGGGGCTCCCCACACCAGGGTCCTCGAggtccctgggggctggggcgtGTGTCCCCTTGGAGATAGTCCTAGGAGCGGAAAGCAAATCAGGAATCAAAAATCCAAGTGGCGCTCCGAGGTCGCGTCGGTCCGTTGGGGCGCCTTCCTGGGTGGGTACTGCACTCGCGGCTCGTTTCAAGGCCGGCGGGCTCAGGGAAGGTTCCCGGAGGAGGGTGCGCCGCTGGGGCGGCCGCTCTCGAGGCCGTCTGCCGCTCGGGCCGCGCTTCACCGCGCGTCCCCTCCCTTAGCaacagccgccgccgccgccggaggATCTGGGGGTgaaagtaacaagaaaaaaaagttataatgtATCAACGTTCCGAGGGGCGGGGCTTCCGCCCCCTCCCATTCACTACTTACTCCGGCGGCCCGCGCAGGCCAATCAACGCTTGCTGAACGCCCGGTCGGCCACGCGGGCCGGCCAATGAGAGCCGCCGCGGTGCCGCCCCACGTGGCCGCGCGGGCCCACCTCTCGCCCCACCCCCGGCCCGGTGGCCAAGCGAAGcacggcgggggcggggctggcgcCGCTCCGgcccgcccccgcgccccccaACCCGCCTGCAACCATTCATAAGGCCGGAGCTGCAACAAAGGGCGGGCGGCCAGGCCCGAGGGGCGTGAGGACCCCTCTTGGGGCGACGCGTCGTAGGGGAAGCCGGCAGCCCAGGTCGGAGGAACAGGAAGCCGGGGCTTTCCCCCGCGCCCGTCTGGGAAGCCGCCGCGAGTGGACGCAGGAGGCGATTCCTGCGCCTCGTGGCCGGGTAGCTCGCGGGAGGGTCGGCTGGGGGCGCCCCCCACCCGTGAGGCGAGAAGCACCGGCGAGGGGTGGGGTTGCGGGCGGGGCCTGCACCACGGTGACGTGGCTGGTGCCGGAGGGCCCCTCCCGCGCCGGTGCCACCTCGCGTCCCACCCCCGTTCCGCGGGCCGGGCCCGCTTCCCGAGTCGCGCCCGCCCGAGCCGTGACGTGAGGTGGCGTCCCCGGCTGCGCCCGCGCTTGGCGCTCGGGGCTGCGGTGAGTCAGCAGCACTGGCGCGCCCTCTGCCGGCCCCGCCCGGGATCGCTGCTCGGAGACCCGAGGAGGGGGCGCCGAGGCCCGCGGGGCAGGCGGCAGGCCAACGGGACTGGGGGGGGCGTTGGGGGAGCCTACCTAGGAGCGGAAGGTTCCCAGTCAGGAGAGTAAGGCCGCAGAGCCCGGAAAACTGATGTGGGAACGGCAACTAGCTCAAGGTCACTcgaggggaggggggagtgccgggggggcggggcgggggcagaggtCCCGCCCGGGCCGTGCTGGCTGCACCGAGTCCATTCCATTACACATCCCAAGGGGCTTCCCAGAACTGGAGACACCCTGAACTCTGCCTGCCCGAAGAACCAAGAAAAGTGGGGCACCCTTAAGGGACTAGAGTTGGAACCCCACATCCTCGGCCCGCGAGGTCCCGCCCCCACACTCACCAGGAGCGGCCAGCCCGAGGTCCCATTAGTCCAGAGTGTACCCACGTACGGGATGAATACGCGGTGGCAGAGCCGGTCTGGGGCCGAGCAGGCGGCCCCTGAGCCTTTATCCGCGCCGCCTTCCCTCGGGGTGGAGTTTGGGTGGCCAGGAGGCGGGGGACCAGCCGGGCGGTGACGCAGGCcggcccccgcccctgcctgctGGCCAGGGCCCTAGGGCGCCGACCGTCCTGTGCCACCCGCCCCCTAAGCCTCCCGCCCTGGAAGCGAGGGGGAGGGGCGCTCCTTGAATGCTACCAACCGGGGTCGCAGTCGGGCCCTGCAGACGACTCAGGCGCATCCGCACTCCAGCCCACTGGAAGGGGTTTCAGGGTGCACAGCTGGATTccttgccctgccccctttcctgccGCCCCAGACCAGTGCTTCCGCCTGGGGGCTCCAGAGTAGGAGAGCGGGAAGGGGGGCCTGAGTCAGCGGCCACGGTCCAGGAAAACAGGCCCGAGTCACCTGCCTGTAGTGGGGGTGTCCAGCCGGCTGCCGGGAGCCCGGCTTCTCGCATCCCTTAGCAGTGACCTCAGAGGGCATTTATGGAGCGATTCACCAGCGCCAGGCCTGCCTTGTGCGTCCAGTCACCACCAGCTGGGCTCTTGCGACCCCTGGGGGACACTGGCttttgtgagcctcagtttctccagggTGGCAGTGGAACGAAATGAGAATATAGCAGGTCTCACTCTGGAGCCTAGGGACATGGGGCCCTCACCTAGACCCTGTAACATTGCCATCACCCCAACAAGTGGACTCACATGCTGGTACCCAACCCTCGGGATAGGTGTAATCACtcaacccattttacaggtgaggaaactgaggacacaCAGCCAGTAACAAGCAGAAGCCTGGCAGGTCCTCAGGTGGCCTTGTGTAGGGGGCTTTCTAAAAGGATGACCCTGGATGAGGGTAGGCCTCTCTTGGTCCTCCTTCCCACTCTGTCCAGGACGGGACCCCAGGCCACTCCTGTCCACTTATCTGGTGTCTCCCTTTATCTGACCtgaccacctccacccccaccctcaccctgggtgcccctcccagggctgtgtTGCTTTCCAGGTCTCCATCATGCTCCCACCCAATGCTCCTGCAGTCTCTGGTCCCCCAACCTGGTCACAGGCACACCCAGACACTCCCAGCCCCACAACGTCAGGGCTGGGCCCAAGGGAGGGGCTGTCAGAACCCTTGGGAGGGGGTCATGGGGTTGAGGGGTGGACAGCAGCTGGCCAGAGGAAGATAACAGTGCTCCAAGGAAGAGCAACAATCAGCACAAAGCACTGGCGGCTGGAGTGAGTGCCCCCAGAGTGCATGTGGGGCTGAGCTGAAGGGCTGCGGGCCAGGTTGGCTTGGCTTGCAAAGAGCACACAGAGGTCGTGCAGGGAGACACGGGCTCTGAAGCCGGAGTATCTCAACGTTGGAGGGCTCAGGAGAGTGGCCAGGTGGCAGACCAGGTGGGACCCACAGATGGGCAGGTAGTGCTGGGTGGGGGCTTTGATTCCGGGGAGTGGGTTTAAGATCTCATTGGACCTGGTTCCTCTGGGGACTAAAAACTGGGCTGTCCTCCTGGAATGTAGCCGCTGACGGTCACACACATGGAGGGCCAACCTCAgatcagcctgcctccctgcctttcccacttAGCATCCTTGTGCCACGGTGGCAGGTCCCAGGATGTGAGCGCACCCCCTCCTGGGAGGGACATGAACCCTTGGGCGCCACAAGGCCCGAGGCCTCCCCTCTTGGAAGGGGTCATGACCCTCTGgttcctggccctggccctgtgACCTGTCCCACCCCAGGATGCAGCCCAGCCAGCACAAGCTGTTCCTGCAGCCCAGCAGGTGCAAgtgtccccaggctgggctccaaGGCTGCCACATTCCCCAGGGGCCTGCGCCATGCTGGGGGGTCCTAGCTGCATCTGGTTGTGTCGCACAGCCAGGGGCTGAGGcctcagggggtgggggtgctagCAGGGTCCCTGGTGTGGGGCCGCCGGTCCGGTGGATTAGTGAAGGTCTCCTCCCACAGGCCCCCACCAACCCCCAGCCATGTCTCTGGTCTTATTTATAGACCAGATAAGGAGACAGGCCAGGAACTCCAGGACCTGGGCTCTAAAGCCAGGAGACGGAGAGGGGTGGGGTTGCACTTGTGACCCCCAAAGCTGTCACAGCTGTCACACCTGTCTGAGCTGGGGGTTTCTGGGATAGAGGGAGCTGGCTACTCCAGCCTCACCTGCCCAAAAAGTAACAAGACTTGGATGGATGTCCCCCATGCTGCAAGCTTGCCTAGAGCCTCCCATGTTCACATCTCCCCCATGTCGAGCCTTAGAGACAACCTGGGAACAGTCACTTGCACGGGACTGTGACACACAACCAGCCTGTCTGTGCTGATGACAAGCCCTGGAGTGGCCTCCCCATCACCTTCTGGCTGCCAGTGACACACAGGGAGGCCCAAGCTCACCTACACTCACCCCGCTGGAATCCCCTGCCAGCTCTGCTCAGCCCAGGACCAGGGAGCAGGGTGAGGAGACCCCTGCCTGCCACCCGGAGCTAGCGCCTAGGCCACCCCACCCAGGTCAGAAGAGGGAGTTACTGGTTGAAAAAGATGGGGCAGCCCTGAAGCTTCAAGGTACCAGGCTGGCCCCTGCCTGGTCACTCCACCCATCTGGGGCAGGCCCATGGGCCTGGGTGCCATGGAGGTGCCAACACCACCAGGGACTGGGCGCCCAGCCAGCTGGGGCCACCCACAGGCCAGGCAAGCACAGGGCAGTGCCTCCGTGGGAGCAGGCAGGACCCACCTCTTCCCAGcgcagctggggcagggctgaggagcTGGCGGGGCAGACATCACAGCCCAGAACTGGAGCCCAGCAGAGCCCTGTCTGTCCAGCAGCCCGAGCCCAGTCCAGAAGCAGCGGCCACACCCCTGCCTgctgtccccagccctggctaATGACCTTTGCCCGTCCCCACCCTCCTGGGGTGAGGGCCAGCACCCAGCCCACAACCCAGCCTGGCTTCATGAGCTCTGTCCCCTGCACCCCTCAACACTCCAGCTTACTGCAGACAGCCAGGATGTCTCAGGTCACAGCCTCCTGACCCAAGAAAGGCAATGGCTGGCATTTACTGCCCCACCTCACTCGGTAGACACAGAGAGCTGGGGCAGAGACCAGGCTGGGTCCCGAGCCTGCTGCCCCAAGCAGGACAAAGCCAGTATACACAAGTTGGCTCCCAGATCTTTAATGAGGGCcttgggagggggcaggctgtCTGGGCGAGAAGGCTGGGAGCAGAGCTCTCTGCAGCAGGCTCGGCAGGGGAGTGGTGGGCAGCACATCAGGTCCAGGGGATCTTGGGAGGTGGGACAAGAGCCCCCAGAGTGACAATACCCACCACGGACAGGGCGAGTGTCTGAACTCGCCCCGCCCCACCAAGTTGGCCAGAGTTGCTGAGGGCTTGTTCCTGAGGTTTATTTAGCAGGAGGGGACAAAGCCCTGCAGGATGCCCTGGACAGAAGCTGGCCCTATGCTGCCACCTGGCGGCTTCCCAGCAAGGACCGCTTCCCCTAGGGAAGTAGTGCTCTAGGGGCTGTCTGGCCCGCTTCACTCAGCCTCCTGCCCCCCAAGTCAGCCTGGACCACGGGAGCTGCCTCCGCTGCCTGGGCCTCCGCCACAGCCAACACGGGGCAGGCCCCGCCTACTCCAGGGCCTTCACCAGGGCCTCGCTGGCCTCGATGCGGATCTGGATCTCGGCCCTCGTGGCCTCATCTGCCGCCCCCAACAGCTCCGACTGCGCCTTCTCCAGGTTCGCCTTGGCCGCCTGCAGGGGGTGGGTGGCGGGTGAGGACTAAGCCTGGGCCCCAGCCCGACACCGGCCCCACATGCTAgttccctccctgcagccagggAGTTCTCCACCAGCTTCGACCAGCTCTGTGCCTCGACATCCCCTGGGGCACTCACCCCCAGGTCCAGCATGTCCAGTGTCACAGCTTCTTCAGCCAGTAACTGCACCGAGGAATCAGCATTCACTGTGACAGAACCGCTGCTCACtgcggaggggaagggggagtgagAGCTCTATGTCCAGGCATGGGGGACACAGGCAGCCCGAGCCCCTACTGGGTTGGGAGGGTGAGCCCACAGCCTGGCTCCAAGGTCCAAAGGCTCAAGCACACAAGTAGATAGGTGACCACCAGGTGCACCCCCTGGAGGCTGGACATGGGGGCAAagacccctccctctgcccaccagccCATGGGCTGAACCAAGGTCGGGGAAAAGCAGAACTGAGTTCAAGTCTCAGTTGTGGTGCTGGGAAAGAACCACGCTGCTGGATGACTTTCTTAGAATGGAGGATCCTTCCTCCTCCAAAGGGCCCCCTCCAGGCCACATTTTCACTTCTCTTCCCAGCACCTGTCAGCATGGGTCCCCCTCCCCTGACCAGTTCGACCCCTAACCACAGCCAGTCCAAAGCTGGGAAGCACTATGCCCTTTCTTACTCAGTCAACTGAAATGGGGACTTGTCTGCTGGGACCGGTGTCCTCTGCCCAgcctctttcctctgccctccacTCAACTCACCAAAGTATTTGGAAGTGGTACCGTCTTCAGCATGGACCACAACCAGCCCCGGCCGCAGGACCTGCAGGGTGGGCACATGGGCTGCCAGAATGCCGAAGGCTCCCGTCTGCGTGGGCACGTCCACCTGCCGGACGTTGGCACCGTTGAAGAACACCTAGAGAAAGCGTGATGAACGGGTTGCTTCAGGCCAGTACCACGGAACCAGCATTTAGTCTCCCCTGCCATTAAACATCTACGTCAGAGCTGAAAGCTGATGAGGGACCCAGAGGCAGCTGCACTGGGACCAATGCTTCGGTGGGGTCCTCGAGCAAGGCTGCAGTGCCTTCGTCTACAAGAGAACGAAATCAAGCCACCATTCCTCCCGTAAGGAAACGCCGTTATGGCACAGCCACTGCAGGAGGGAGCATGCAGGAGGCGCATAACTCGGAAGGGGTACCGGGGACTCCGGTCTGAATCACGTGGCGTTAGGGCGCATGCTGGGCGCAGATCGGAATGAGGGGCTGAGGGACGGCGACCACGGGAGTTGGGGGCTCGGATCCCGGACCAGACGGGATAGGGGCGCGGGACTGGAATGCAGGTCGCCGACCTGGAGACTGGGGGCTCGGATCCCGGACCACACGGGACAGGGGCGCGGGTGCGGGGCCCGAGCCCGCGGACGTCCGAACCTGCGTGGGTGAGGCGAAGGTGAAGGACATCTGTCCCGGGCCAGCGACGGGGGCCGGGGCGGTGGCAGCCTCGGCGTAAGCGCGGGCCTGGCGCACGAGGCGGGCCAAGCCTGGGCGGCGGAGCAGCGCGGCAGGCAGCATGGCGGCAGGCGTACCGCGGTCGGCGGACGGCGGACGGCGGGGTGGAGGCTAGCGGACTCCGGCTGGACGCAAACGGCCTGGAGGGCGAGGAGGACGACGCGCGAGGACTTCTGGGATAAGAATTCAAGTAGGGCGCACGCGCGAACTACGACTCCCGGCGGGCTGCGCGCGATGTTGATGACGACGCACCGCCAGGGCGCGCGGCATCCTGGGGGTTGTAGTTTCCTTCCGACCCGAGCTCCCAGCCCGATGGTCAGTTATACGGTACTGCATGGAGAGGACCAGAAGTCTGCGTGAAGAGACACTTGAGTTGAATACAAGGTTTTGGGGACGCTCATTGGATGTCAGGCGCTGGAGAGATACCAGGGAAATATCAAGATTCCTGATACAGCTTGGGGTGGTGGGGGCGTTTAACAGACACTCAAAATAATGAATATGTCTTATAGTATGTCAGGAAGTaacaaacacaaacaagaaaacagtAGGGGTTCCGGAGTGCGCCGGCTGTAGGAAGTGCAGGCGTCCCGGCAACAGCATCCCAGGCGGAGGGTCTAGCGCGGGCAAGCGTTCAGCCGTGTGGGAAACGCTTGGCTGCAACTCCCGTTGACGTCGGCAGGGGGCGAACCGCTCCCGGAGATGCTCTCCGCCTGGCCCCTCCCGACCGGCCACCGCTTCCGCGCGCTGCTGACGTAGGGGCGCTTGCGCGGGCGGCCTGGGGCTCAGCGGACGTCACCGCAGCCCGCGCAGCCTCTCTCGCGGCGCTGACGtcaccgccccgcccccgcgTTTCTGCAGGTCTGCGCCCCGGGCcgggccccagcccccagcctggatTCTGGGACAACGCAGAGTCCGGCTCAACCCACGTAGGGCCCACACCAGGAAGGGACTTGGCTGAGGACGGTACGGGGAAGGGTGTCACACCTGGGCGTTTGGCTCTGCAGGTGCTGTGGCCGAAAGAGGCTCCTACAGGGAAGCCTCGCGCCCAGACCCCCGCCCCCTCTCCGGGCCAGCGCTCAGGGGCACTCGGGGCGTCAGTCCCAGTTCCGTGGGCATCCTGGCTGTAGGCGAGTGTGTGCAGAGGAAAGCGCCTCTCACATTTGTAGGGGTGCGCCCTGTGCACGGCCACGACCTCTCACGGAGCGCCAGAGCCTATATATGGAGGCC
The genomic region above belongs to Camelus ferus isolate YT-003-E chromosome 22, BCGSAC_Cfer_1.0, whole genome shotgun sequence and contains:
- the ATP5F1D gene encoding ATP synthase subunit delta, mitochondrial, which produces MLPAALLRRPGLARLVRQARAYAEAATAPAPVAGPGQMSFTFASPTQVFFNGANVRQVDVPTQTGAFGILAAHVPTLQVLRPGLVVVHAEDGTTSKYFVSSGSVTVNADSSVQLLAEEAVTLDMLDLGAAKANLEKAQSELLGAADEATRAEIQIRIEASEALVKALE